One Bradyrhizobium sp. CCGB12 genomic window carries:
- a CDS encoding alcohol dehydrogenase, translating into MALMRRQSLVKFDAPLCETIVDTPKPQGREVLVRIERCGLCHSDLHIQDGYADLGGGRKLDTTRGMTLPFTLGHEIAGVVEEVGADVAAGLVGAKKAVFPWIGCGQCRDCQNGDENLCVKQRFLGVSIDGGFATHVLVPDAKYLLDYDPLPVNQAATLMCSGVTAYGALKRLVDRPRQRNLLLIGLGGVGMMGLSFAQAMFKQPITVADLSPAARDTALKNGAAGAYDPAEPDVIKRILKETEGGFDEIVDFAGNEKSMAFAVAVAARGGKIVVSGLMGGQFTLPMVQWVYKRMTIEGFMVGTLAEAHELMALARAGKIKPTPMREEPMGDVQKWIDELRAGKVVGRIVLKN; encoded by the coding sequence ATGGCGCTGATGCGCAGGCAATCCCTGGTCAAGTTCGACGCGCCCTTGTGCGAGACCATCGTCGACACGCCCAAGCCGCAAGGCCGCGAAGTTCTGGTGCGCATCGAGCGCTGCGGCCTCTGCCATTCCGACCTGCACATCCAGGACGGCTACGCCGATCTCGGCGGCGGCAGGAAGCTCGACACCACGCGCGGCATGACGCTGCCCTTCACGCTCGGCCACGAGATCGCCGGCGTCGTCGAGGAGGTCGGCGCGGACGTCGCCGCCGGACTCGTCGGCGCGAAGAAGGCGGTGTTTCCGTGGATCGGCTGCGGCCAGTGCCGCGACTGCCAGAACGGCGACGAGAACCTCTGCGTCAAGCAGCGCTTCCTCGGCGTCTCCATCGACGGTGGCTTCGCCACCCACGTGCTGGTGCCCGATGCAAAATATTTGCTCGACTACGATCCCCTGCCTGTCAACCAGGCCGCGACCTTGATGTGCTCGGGCGTGACCGCCTACGGCGCGCTCAAGCGCCTGGTCGACCGGCCGCGCCAGCGCAACCTCCTGCTGATCGGCCTCGGCGGCGTCGGCATGATGGGCCTGTCGTTCGCGCAGGCGATGTTCAAGCAGCCGATCACGGTCGCCGACCTCTCACCGGCCGCGCGCGACACCGCGCTGAAGAACGGGGCCGCTGGCGCCTACGATCCGGCCGAGCCCGACGTCATCAAGCGCATCCTCAAGGAGACCGAGGGCGGCTTCGACGAGATCGTCGATTTCGCCGGCAACGAGAAGTCGATGGCCTTTGCCGTCGCGGTCGCCGCGCGCGGCGGCAAGATCGTGGTCTCCGGCCTGATGGGCGGCCAGTTCACGCTGCCGATGGTGCAATGGGTCTACAAGCGCATGACCATCGAGGGCTTCATGGTCGGCACGCTCGCGGAAGCCCACGAGCTGATGGCGCTGGCGCGCGCCGGCAAGATCAAGCCGACGCCGATGCGCGAGGAGCCGATGGGCGACGTGCAAAAATGGATCGACGAGCTGCGGGCCGGCAAGGTCGTCGGCCGCATCGTGCTGAAGAACTGA
- a CDS encoding Crp/Fnr family transcriptional regulator, whose product MPHPKFIARLQAIEGLSEDERRQIAGLPSTLRQVADGEIVLRQGEAVTRCVFVVSGFLYQARIVGDRSQILAFHVPGDMPCLHSLLISPMDADLVSLGPSVVGYVAHSQLRQLLDSSIHLTRAFWRETLIDAAISRQWIARLGAQAALPKVAHLICELAARLEIVGLLTDGCFQMPMTQRHVADACGLSIVHINRTIQELRHRGLIAWEGSEIELRRREELQQLADFAPDYLT is encoded by the coding sequence ATGCCGCATCCGAAGTTCATCGCGCGTCTCCAGGCGATCGAAGGTCTTTCCGAGGACGAACGCCGGCAGATCGCCGGCTTGCCCTCCACGCTGCGCCAGGTTGCGGACGGCGAGATCGTGCTGCGCCAGGGCGAGGCCGTCACGCGCTGCGTCTTCGTCGTCAGCGGCTTCCTCTACCAAGCCCGCATCGTCGGAGATCGCAGCCAGATCCTCGCCTTCCACGTGCCCGGCGACATGCCGTGCCTGCACTCGCTGCTGATCTCGCCCATGGATGCGGATCTTGTCAGCCTCGGGCCAAGCGTCGTCGGCTACGTCGCGCACAGCCAGCTTCGGCAGCTTCTCGACAGCTCCATCCATCTCACTCGCGCGTTCTGGCGCGAGACGCTGATCGACGCGGCGATTTCGCGGCAATGGATCGCCCGCCTCGGCGCCCAGGCCGCGTTGCCCAAAGTGGCGCATCTGATCTGCGAGCTCGCCGCGAGGCTGGAGATCGTCGGCCTCCTCACCGACGGTTGCTTCCAGATGCCGATGACGCAGCGCCACGTCGCCGACGCCTGCGGACTGTCGATCGTTCATATCAATCGTACGATCCAGGAACTGAGGCACCGCGGATTGATTGCATGGGAGGGCAGCGAGATCGAGCTGCGGCGGCGCGAAGAGCTGCAGCAGCTTGCCGATTTTGCGCCTGACTATCTGACCTGA
- a CDS encoding low affinity iron permease family protein produces MASAAPKSWLTDIGVATSRPAAFAVFVAYGMAWVTFGNGLEWHSFATLATWGMTLVIQRAEHRDTQAIHAKLDALLKAAGRDHLMKVDDEDAEEVESHREEIRRSG; encoded by the coding sequence CCGACATCGGCGTCGCCACCTCGCGGCCGGCGGCGTTTGCGGTGTTCGTAGCCTATGGCATGGCCTGGGTCACGTTCGGCAACGGGCTCGAATGGCATTCCTTCGCGACGCTGGCGACATGGGGGATGACGCTGGTGATCCAGCGGGCCGAGCATCGCGACACCCAGGCGATCCACGCCAAGCTCGACGCGTTGCTCAAGGCCGCCGGCCGCGACCATCTGATGAAGGTCGATGACGAGGATGCCGAGGAAGTCGAGTCCCACCGGGAGGAGATTCGGCGGAGCGGGTAG
- a CDS encoding Crp/Fnr family transcriptional regulator, whose product MDKAHDVLIRNLWEHTALAEEDIAEIRALTFVVRDFEPNEDFIRQGDRPEVSALVVSGLIARYHLLGNGRRQYLAFHLTGDLPDAQGLFIDQMDHGLSALGPASVAFIPHRELLAAFQRRPTFGMAVWRETLLDAAIFREAITNNSARPMQVRMAHLFCELFYRARVAQLVRGSRCRFPISLAQLGETLGMAIATVNRTLADLRLSGTMDLREGELIVLKWRELQRIGDFNPTYLQLKRRALK is encoded by the coding sequence ATGGATAAAGCCCACGACGTGCTGATCCGGAACCTGTGGGAGCACACCGCACTGGCTGAGGAGGATATCGCCGAAATCCGGGCGCTCACCTTCGTGGTGCGCGATTTCGAGCCGAACGAGGACTTCATCCGCCAGGGCGACCGCCCCGAGGTCTCGGCGCTGGTCGTGTCCGGGTTGATCGCCCGCTATCATCTGCTCGGCAACGGGCGGCGGCAATATCTGGCGTTTCATCTCACCGGCGATCTGCCGGACGCGCAGGGCCTGTTCATCGACCAGATGGATCATGGGCTGAGTGCGCTGGGGCCGGCTTCGGTCGCTTTCATCCCGCATCGCGAATTGCTCGCCGCGTTCCAGCGGCGACCGACATTCGGAATGGCTGTCTGGCGCGAAACGCTGCTCGATGCCGCGATCTTTCGCGAAGCCATCACCAACAACAGCGCCCGGCCGATGCAGGTGCGCATGGCTCATCTGTTCTGCGAGCTGTTCTACCGCGCGCGTGTCGCGCAACTCGTCCGCGGCAGTCGCTGCCGCTTCCCGATCAGCCTGGCGCAGCTCGGCGAGACGCTGGGTATGGCGATCGCGACCGTGAACCGGACACTCGCTGACCTCAGGCTGAGCGGGACCATGGATCTTCGCGAGGGCGAGCTGATCGTGCTGAAATGGCGCGAATTGCAGCGGATCGGCGATTTCAATCCAACCTATCTGCAGCTGAAGCGTCGAGCCTTGAAGTAA